One genomic window of Maribacter aquivivus includes the following:
- a CDS encoding alpha-amylase family glycosyl hydrolase: MNTTITKSAGMGAVINDGAVTFRVWAPNAAKVFVGGSFNNWSENQIVLEAENNGYWSVSTEQASEGDEYKFFIEYNGKLLSRNDPYAYEVTNSNGNSIIRTLDFNWEDEDFKMPSWNELVIYELHVGTFNRSSPDAVGTFEDVIVKLDYLKNLGVNCIELLPVAEFAGGISWGYNPAHPFAIEQDYGGPDAFAKLVNEAHKRGIAVIMDVVYNHFGPSDVDLWQFDGWSENDKGGIYFYNDHRSDTPWGDTRPDYGREEVRQYLRDNALMWIEKYHCDGLRMDATSYIRYEGGGLGYDTEIEEGNVLMRDINSEIREKYPHVLTIAEDLKGDSRVTDAVEYDGLAYGSQWDMNFVHPVREVIEDTHDNSRDLQKIVDALEFTYSNDAFSRIVYTESHDEVANGKARVPEEIQPGDAESAFAKKRALLGIVLTLTAPGIPMLFQGQEFIEDEYFQDTEGLDWNKEEKHKGIENLVRDVIKLRTGETEGGRGLRSQHIEILHLNHETKILAYTRFDGNDPTEPVLVVLNFSNQEYEDYGIGLNENEPFELKINGGSTIYDKDFSEISVDSVEVIEESTDAKNWTGKINIPAYGALIFTKS; the protein is encoded by the coding sequence ATGAATACTACAATAACAAAATCGGCAGGTATGGGTGCTGTCATAAATGATGGTGCTGTAACCTTTAGAGTATGGGCTCCGAATGCAGCGAAAGTCTTCGTTGGTGGTAGCTTTAATAATTGGTCTGAAAACCAGATTGTTCTCGAAGCAGAAAATAATGGATATTGGTCAGTAAGTACTGAGCAAGCATCAGAAGGTGATGAATATAAATTCTTTATCGAATATAACGGTAAGCTTTTATCAAGAAATGATCCGTATGCCTATGAGGTAACAAATAGTAACGGTAATTCTATTATAAGAACATTAGATTTCAACTGGGAAGATGAAGATTTTAAAATGCCTAGCTGGAATGAGCTTGTAATTTATGAACTACACGTAGGTACTTTTAATCGTTCTTCACCAGATGCGGTGGGTACTTTTGAAGATGTAATTGTCAAGCTTGATTACTTAAAAAACTTAGGTGTTAACTGTATAGAATTACTGCCCGTGGCGGAGTTTGCTGGTGGAATATCTTGGGGTTACAATCCCGCTCACCCATTTGCAATAGAACAAGATTATGGCGGACCAGATGCATTTGCAAAACTGGTCAATGAAGCTCATAAAAGGGGAATTGCCGTAATAATGGATGTTGTTTACAACCACTTTGGTCCGTCAGATGTAGATTTATGGCAGTTCGATGGATGGAGCGAAAATGACAAAGGCGGAATTTATTTCTACAATGACCATAGAAGCGATACACCTTGGGGAGATACCAGACCAGATTATGGTAGGGAAGAGGTAAGGCAATATTTGAGGGACAATGCATTAATGTGGATCGAGAAATATCATTGCGACGGTTTACGTATGGATGCTACTTCTTACATACGCTACGAAGGTGGTGGTTTAGGTTACGATACAGAGATTGAAGAAGGCAATGTTTTAATGCGCGATATCAACTCGGAAATCAGAGAGAAATATCCACATGTATTAACTATTGCAGAAGATTTAAAAGGCGATAGTAGGGTTACCGATGCTGTAGAATACGATGGTTTAGCTTACGGATCGCAGTGGGATATGAATTTTGTTCACCCAGTAAGAGAGGTTATAGAAGATACACATGACAATAGTAGGGACCTACAGAAAATCGTTGATGCATTAGAGTTTACATATAGTAATGATGCATTTAGCCGTATTGTATATACCGAATCTCATGATGAGGTTGCAAATGGTAAGGCAAGAGTGCCAGAAGAAATACAGCCGGGCGATGCAGAAAGTGCCTTCGCTAAAAAGAGAGCACTATTAGGTATTGTATTGACATTGACTGCGCCAGGTATACCAATGCTATTTCAAGGTCAAGAATTTATTGAAGACGAGTATTTTCAGGATACAGAAGGCTTAGATTGGAACAAAGAAGAAAAGCACAAGGGTATAGAGAATTTGGTTAGAGATGTTATTAAGTTAAGAACAGGTGAAACTGAAGGTGGCCGCGGATTAAGAAGTCAGCATATAGAAATTTTGCATCTTAACCATGAAACAAAAATATTGGCATATACCCGTTTCGATGGCAATGATCCAACAGAACCAGTTCTTGTAGTTTTGAATTTTAGTAATCAAGAGTATGAAGATTATGGTATAGGTTTAAACGAAAACGAACCTTTTGAGCTAAAGATCAATGGAGGTAGTACAATTTACGATAAGGATTTCTCAGAAATATCAGTAGATAGTGTTGAAGTAATTGAAGAAAGCACAGATGCTAAAAACTGGACAGGGAAAATAAATATTCCGGCTTATGGGGCATTAATTTTTACGAAATCTTAA
- a CDS encoding homogentisate 1,2-dioxygenase, which produces MPIYHKQGALPPKRHTQFRKPDGELYSEQLFGTIGFDGMSSLLYHHNRPTMVKEILKSTDVSPKIALEKNIRSLKLVSFNAPAKDDFLEAREPLLVNSDIIIGVAAPRKSLREYFYKNTDADEMLFIHKGTGILRTIFGQIPFEYGDYLIIPRGTIYQIDFDTEDNRILYAESFSPIYTPKRYRNWFGQLLEHSPFCERDYKLPQNLETFTDTDEHLIKVKKQGVMHEMVYIGHPFDVVGWDGYNFPYGFSIHNFEPITGRIHQPPPVHQTFETNAFVICSFVPRLYDYHPLSIPAPYNHSNIDSDEMLYYVDGDFMSRNGVQPGNISLHPAGIPHGPHPGAAERSIGQKGSEELAVMIDTFKPLMVTENAMKLDDGDYYQSWL; this is translated from the coding sequence ATGCCTATATATCATAAGCAAGGAGCGTTGCCGCCTAAGCGACATACGCAGTTTAGAAAACCAGATGGAGAGTTGTATTCAGAACAATTGTTCGGTACTATAGGGTTTGACGGTATGTCCTCTTTATTATATCACCACAATAGACCAACAATGGTCAAGGAGATATTAAAGAGTACAGATGTTTCTCCTAAAATTGCTTTGGAGAAAAATATACGTTCGTTGAAATTAGTGAGTTTTAATGCTCCGGCAAAAGATGATTTTTTAGAAGCTAGAGAACCACTTTTGGTGAATAGCGATATTATTATTGGCGTAGCTGCCCCTAGAAAATCGTTACGCGAGTATTTCTATAAGAATACCGATGCCGATGAAATGTTGTTCATTCATAAAGGTACAGGTATACTAAGAACTATTTTTGGTCAGATTCCGTTTGAGTATGGCGATTATTTAATAATTCCTAGAGGTACTATTTATCAGATAGATTTTGATACTGAAGACAATCGTATTCTATACGCAGAATCGTTTTCTCCTATTTACACGCCTAAAAGATACCGCAATTGGTTTGGGCAGTTATTAGAGCATTCACCGTTTTGTGAACGCGATTATAAACTGCCGCAAAATTTAGAAACGTTTACCGATACCGATGAGCACTTAATAAAAGTGAAGAAGCAAGGTGTCATGCATGAAATGGTCTACATTGGGCACCCTTTTGATGTTGTTGGTTGGGACGGATATAATTTCCCGTACGGATTCTCTATTCACAACTTTGAACCCATTACCGGTAGAATTCACCAGCCGCCACCAGTACACCAAACATTTGAGACAAATGCTTTTGTGATTTGCTCTTTTGTCCCAAGGTTGTATGACTATCATCCACTGTCGATACCGGCACCTTATAATCATTCGAACATAGATTCTGATGAAATGCTGTATTATGTTGATGGAGATTTTATGAGTAGGAATGGAGTGCAGCCAGGTAATATATCGTTGCATCCCGCAGGTATCCCTCATGGTCCGCACCCAGGAGCAGCAGAGCGTAGTATCGGTCAAAAAGGTTCAGAAGAACTAGCTGTAATGATAGATACTTTTAAGCCATTAATGGTTACTGAAAATGCAATGAAGTTAGATGATGGAGACTATTATCAATCTTGGTTATAA
- a CDS encoding helix-turn-helix domain-containing protein yields MEYSFIYNPEKMVNEVFRKTMVAAGVNFEMLQDGTIKLPKDLSDEKLTFISSQLEGFGIKIQTKENRDIVEEIKIYIKKMVYEGDIRNVKISELLSKQLGFSYPYLSNLFSSKTFTSIENFYILVRIEKVKDLVLLENTSLGEIAHNLNFSSVPHLSNQFKKVTGLTITQYIKFRKK; encoded by the coding sequence ATGGAATATAGTTTCATATACAACCCTGAAAAAATGGTTAATGAAGTATTTCGAAAAACAATGGTCGCTGCAGGGGTTAATTTTGAAATGTTGCAAGACGGTACCATTAAGTTACCTAAAGATTTAAGTGATGAAAAGCTTACATTTATTTCATCGCAGCTAGAGGGTTTTGGTATAAAGATTCAGACAAAAGAGAATCGAGATATCGTTGAAGAGATTAAGATTTATATTAAGAAGATGGTTTATGAGGGCGATATTAGAAATGTAAAAATTTCAGAATTACTTTCTAAACAATTGGGTTTTAGTTATCCATATCTTTCAAATCTATTTTCTAGTAAAACGTTTACCTCTATAGAGAATTTTTATATATTAGTGCGCATTGAAAAGGTAAAGGATTTAGTACTGTTAGAGAACACGAGTTTAGGCGAGATTGCCCACAATTTAAATTTTAGCAGTGTGCCTCACTTATCGAATCAGTTTAAGAAGGTAACTGGGTTAACCATCACCCAGTATATTAAGTTTAGAAAAAAGTGA
- a CDS encoding MarR family winged helix-turn-helix transcriptional regulator, which produces MDRTEGFGVYIDRTLKKVQSTFLQVFAENNIDLTIEQWVILQRVQLEGKEASQADIAKSNFRNRATTSRVISGLCKKGFLRKSRFRDDQKRYKLVITDEGSALIKQVMPFITDLRKVSTLGITEEEFEIFYKVLDQLWENFDQYEGRS; this is translated from the coding sequence ATGGACAGGACGGAAGGCTTCGGGGTATATATTGATCGTACTCTAAAAAAGGTTCAAAGCACTTTTTTACAAGTTTTTGCAGAGAATAATATTGATTTGACCATTGAGCAATGGGTCATATTACAACGTGTACAATTAGAAGGCAAAGAGGCATCTCAGGCTGATATTGCCAAATCTAACTTTAGAAATAGGGCAACAACTTCTAGAGTTATTAGCGGATTATGCAAAAAAGGCTTCTTACGAAAGTCTAGATTTAGAGATGATCAAAAAAGATACAAACTTGTAATCACTGATGAAGGATCTGCACTAATAAAACAGGTAATGCCTTTTATTACCGATTTACGAAAAGTTAGTACACTGGGTATCACCGAAGAAGAGTTTGAAATATTCTATAAAGTACTTGATCAGCTATGGGAAAATTTCGATCAATACGAGGGGCGTTCATAG
- a CDS encoding pyridoxal phosphate-dependent aminotransferase, which produces MQLGFKKYILEDSTYKGGGKKIVMPDGITVHKLSSNENPLGYSPKVKKALAKTLDDLSFYPDNTDIRLREALVKDFDGVLTADNFITSNSGSEIIDMISKAFLNENDEVIVSQPCFLPYTAFTRWMGAKAINVPMTENYDYNLDGILAAITDKTKLVFLASPNNPSGNYIPMAELRNFIEKLPEYVILVLDEVYRHFADAEDYTSGLPFVVEGKNVIAINSFSKTYGLAGLRVGYCYAPLEISNYMRRICKPFLLSSLALEGAIAALEDVDFVNKTVALVKEERRFVLNGLDALQIKYWPAQGNFVLIDPPIHDMEFTSFLEQRGIMVRPVGNFGAPGKVRISFGVREANKALLAALEVLMKTQTTTA; this is translated from the coding sequence ATGCAGCTAGGTTTCAAGAAATATATATTAGAAGACAGCACCTATAAAGGTGGTGGTAAGAAGATTGTTATGCCTGATGGTATTACGGTGCACAAGCTTTCGTCTAATGAGAATCCGCTAGGGTATTCCCCAAAAGTGAAAAAAGCTTTAGCAAAAACACTAGATGATTTAAGTTTTTATCCGGATAATACAGATATCAGATTGCGAGAAGCATTAGTAAAGGATTTTGACGGAGTGTTGACTGCAGATAATTTCATTACGTCAAATAGTGGTTCAGAAATTATTGATATGATTTCGAAGGCATTTTTGAACGAAAACGATGAGGTAATTGTGAGTCAGCCATGTTTTCTTCCTTATACAGCTTTTACTCGTTGGATGGGGGCAAAGGCAATTAATGTGCCTATGACCGAAAATTATGATTATAATTTAGATGGTATTCTAGCCGCAATTACCGATAAAACGAAATTGGTATTTCTTGCTTCTCCAAATAATCCTTCAGGAAATTACATTCCTATGGCAGAGTTGCGAAACTTCATTGAAAAGTTACCAGAGTATGTAATTTTGGTGTTAGATGAAGTGTATAGACATTTTGCTGATGCAGAAGATTACACATCAGGTTTGCCGTTTGTGGTAGAAGGCAAAAATGTAATTGCCATTAATAGCTTTTCAAAGACCTATGGTTTGGCAGGTTTACGCGTAGGGTATTGCTATGCTCCATTAGAGATCAGTAATTATATGAGAAGAATTTGTAAGCCATTTTTGTTGTCTTCATTGGCATTGGAAGGGGCAATTGCAGCATTGGAAGATGTAGATTTTGTAAACAAAACTGTGGCATTGGTAAAAGAGGAAAGAAGGTTTGTTTTGAACGGACTTGATGCTTTGCAGATAAAATACTGGCCTGCACAAGGTAATTTTGTGCTAATAGATCCGCCAATCCATGATATGGAATTTACCTCATTCTTAGAGCAGCGTGGTATTATGGTGCGCCCTGTAGGTAATTTTGGAGCTCCAGGAAAAGTACGAATCTCATTTGGTGTGAGAGAAGCTAATAAAGCACTGTTAGCAGCTTTAGAAGTACTTATGAAAACCCAAACGACAACAGCATAA
- a CDS encoding helix-turn-helix domain-containing protein, with protein sequence MQVVHNQLSHFNNVLGGSISSFQGDRILQYDNDKGSGRIQTVSLGSGISYTEYDLDLNDDFNFDLKLDENRSLYFIYCLEGSFRFSKGKETSKVEALQTVVIGGSHETINIKLREATKSNLSIIKVTQDGESLSKNVNNNELYEQLFASFLNEDGSAHIGTFNLKIKEQLLQIRSITQVGLVRKLLIEGIVNFTLALEILHCKQDIENSGQVATMLTKKELLRIEEAVNAIKRKPEFPYTVTDLSKEYGLSPTKLQEGFKVMEGTTVTNFIRNERLILAEELIQTSDMNISEIVYSIGFTSRSYFSKIFRNKFKCTPKAYLMNIRNASISA encoded by the coding sequence ATGCAAGTAGTTCATAATCAATTAAGTCATTTTAATAATGTTTTAGGAGGAAGTATCTCAAGTTTTCAAGGAGATCGTATTCTTCAATATGATAACGATAAAGGTAGCGGTAGAATACAGACCGTTTCTTTGGGTTCAGGAATCTCTTACACAGAGTATGATTTGGATTTGAACGATGATTTCAATTTCGATTTAAAATTGGATGAGAATCGTAGTTTATACTTCATTTACTGTTTAGAAGGTAGTTTTAGATTTTCAAAAGGTAAAGAAACAAGTAAAGTTGAAGCTTTACAAACAGTAGTTATTGGTGGATCTCATGAGACTATTAATATTAAATTAAGAGAGGCAACTAAGTCTAACTTGTCTATTATTAAGGTAACACAAGATGGTGAGTCATTAAGTAAGAATGTTAACAATAATGAATTATATGAGCAATTGTTTGCTTCATTCTTAAATGAAGATGGTAGTGCTCACATAGGTACTTTCAACCTTAAAATAAAAGAACAATTATTACAGATTAGATCAATTACCCAAGTAGGTTTGGTAAGAAAACTGCTTATAGAGGGTATTGTAAACTTTACCTTGGCATTAGAGATTTTACACTGTAAGCAAGATATTGAGAACAGTGGACAAGTTGCTACTATGTTAACCAAAAAAGAGCTGTTAAGAATTGAAGAAGCGGTAAACGCTATCAAGAGAAAGCCAGAGTTTCCTTATACAGTAACGGATTTAAGTAAAGAATACGGTCTTTCGCCAACAAAATTACAAGAAGGTTTTAAGGTGATGGAAGGTACTACGGTAACAAATTTCATTAGAAACGAAAGATTGATCTTAGCAGAAGAATTAATACAGACGTCTGATATGAACATTTCAGAGATAGTATATTCTATTGGGTTTACAAGCAGAAGTTACTTCTCAAAAATCTTTAGAAATAAATTTAAGTGTACACCTAAAGCGTACCTAATGAATATTAGAAACGCGTCAATCTCGGCATAA
- a CDS encoding BLUF domain-containing protein, with amino-acid sequence MYTLTYESVATETLKSFEMEELLEKARENNMRDDITGCLIYYKGRFVQLLEGNKTRIEALYSKIKKDPRHKNVTLFSDDETSKRTFPNWGMAYYPIDENNTNRYEYEQFKRNLILMADLIEPTNVTSKHFWKKIKTMISEPPM; translated from the coding sequence ATGTATACTTTGACTTATGAATCTGTCGCTACTGAAACACTTAAAAGCTTTGAAATGGAAGAGCTTCTTGAGAAGGCGCGTGAGAACAATATGCGTGATGACATTACAGGTTGTCTAATCTATTACAAAGGTCGTTTTGTTCAACTACTAGAGGGTAATAAAACGAGAATAGAAGCACTTTACAGCAAGATTAAAAAAGATCCTCGCCATAAAAATGTAACTCTTTTTTCTGATGACGAAACAAGTAAAAGAACCTTCCCAAATTGGGGAATGGCATACTACCCTATTGACGAGAACAATACTAACAGATATGAGTACGAGCAATTTAAGAGAAACCTGATTCTAATGGCAGATCTTATTGAACCTACCAATGTTACATCAAAACACTTCTGGAAGAAAATCAAAACCATGATTTCAGAACCACCAATGTAA
- a CDS encoding response regulator: MDKLRILLVDDDEDDRQFFADALEGIELNTDLHQLENGKSCMEYLLTDTDNTPDLVFLDLNMPIMNGFECLEAIRRTPHLKDLLVAIYSTSSAERDIEETFEKGANIYIKKPSSFNELKKSLKQVVKMNWAYHLNDFKKENFLLKI, encoded by the coding sequence ATGGATAAATTAAGAATACTACTCGTTGACGATGACGAAGACGACAGACAATTTTTTGCAGATGCATTGGAGGGAATCGAATTAAACACCGATTTACATCAACTAGAGAATGGAAAAAGCTGTATGGAATACTTATTGACCGATACAGACAATACTCCCGATTTGGTGTTTCTAGATTTAAATATGCCAATCATGAATGGGTTTGAATGTTTAGAAGCGATTAGACGTACGCCACATTTAAAAGATTTGTTGGTGGCTATTTATTCAACCTCTTCTGCAGAAAGAGATATAGAAGAAACTTTTGAAAAAGGGGCGAATATCTATATTAAAAAGCCTTCTAGTTTCAATGAGCTTAAAAAATCATTAAAACAAGTGGTTAAAATGAATTGGGCTTATCATTTAAATGATTTTAAGAAAGAGAATTTTTTATTGAAAATATAA
- a CDS encoding response regulator, with protein MSKNLLNVFLADDDSDDRTFFSDALREIPIQTTISEFNNGVDLMASLLSNTAEKPDVIFLDLKMPMMDGFECLADIRDLEKYADTPVIIYSTSYHPKEITRLNEMGASLYLQKPSSYNQLKTLLHKCLRYVNDSEKNEKEFVISI; from the coding sequence ATGAGCAAAAATTTACTAAATGTCTTTCTAGCTGACGATGATAGTGATGACAGAACATTCTTTTCTGATGCATTAAGAGAGATACCTATACAGACTACAATTTCTGAATTTAATAATGGCGTGGACCTAATGGCAAGTTTGCTATCAAATACCGCAGAGAAACCAGATGTTATATTCTTAGATTTAAAAATGCCAATGATGGACGGATTTGAGTGTCTTGCTGATATTCGTGATCTTGAGAAATATGCAGATACTCCCGTAATTATCTACTCTACATCTTATCACCCTAAAGAGATTACCCGTTTAAATGAAATGGGTGCTTCTCTATATTTACAAAAACCTTCTTCATACAACCAGCTTAAAACACTTTTACACAAATGTTTACGCTATGTAAATGATTCTGAAAAAAACGAGAAGGAGTTCGTGATTTCCATTTAA
- the hppD gene encoding 4-hydroxyphenylpyruvate dioxygenase: MSTATKAENKHKEAQDFMPINGTDYLELYVSNSKQAAHYYKTAFGFKSLAYKGLETGSREFESYVLEQDKIRLVLTSPLKSGTDVGRHIDKHGDGVKVTALWVDDATYAYEEAMKRGAKSYMEPKTEKDEHGKVVTSGIYSYGEVVHIFVERKDYNGTFLPGYQKWECDYQPTSTGLKFVDHMVGNVHEGKMNYWVDFYANVMGFKQIMSFDDKDISTDFTALMSKVMSNGNGRIKFPINEPAPGMKKSQVDEYLEFYEGEGVQHIAVATDDIVKTVSDLKSRGVEFLNIPTTYYDVLTERVGEIDEDIESLRKLGILVDRDDEGYLLQIFTKTVQARPTMFFEIIQRKGATSFGKGNFKALFEAIEREQELRGTL; the protein is encoded by the coding sequence ATGTCAACAGCAACAAAAGCAGAGAACAAACACAAAGAGGCACAAGATTTTATGCCTATCAATGGTACAGATTATTTAGAACTTTACGTAAGTAACTCTAAACAAGCAGCACATTATTACAAAACTGCATTTGGTTTTAAATCATTAGCCTATAAAGGTTTAGAGACGGGCAGTAGAGAATTTGAATCTTACGTATTAGAGCAAGATAAGATTAGGTTGGTATTGACTTCTCCTTTAAAAAGTGGTACTGATGTAGGTAGACATATTGACAAGCATGGTGACGGAGTAAAAGTTACTGCACTTTGGGTAGATGATGCTACGTATGCTTATGAAGAGGCTATGAAAAGAGGAGCCAAAAGTTATATGGAGCCTAAGACGGAGAAAGATGAACATGGTAAGGTGGTTACTTCTGGTATCTACTCTTACGGTGAGGTAGTTCATATTTTTGTTGAGCGTAAAGATTATAACGGTACATTTTTACCAGGATACCAAAAATGGGAATGTGATTACCAACCAACTTCTACAGGTTTGAAATTTGTGGATCATATGGTAGGTAATGTACATGAGGGTAAAATGAACTATTGGGTAGATTTCTATGCCAATGTTATGGGCTTTAAGCAAATTATGTCTTTTGACGATAAGGATATCTCTACGGATTTTACGGCATTAATGAGTAAGGTAATGAGCAATGGTAACGGTCGTATTAAGTTCCCAATTAACGAGCCGGCACCAGGTATGAAAAAATCTCAAGTAGATGAGTATTTAGAATTTTACGAAGGTGAAGGTGTTCAGCATATTGCCGTTGCAACAGACGATATTGTAAAGACGGTTTCAGATCTTAAGAGTAGAGGAGTAGAGTTCCTAAACATACCAACTACGTATTATGATGTATTGACAGAAAGGGTAGGTGAAATTGATGAGGATATTGAATCATTAAGAAAGCTAGGTATTTTGGTTGATCGTGATGATGAAGGATATTTATTGCAAATTTTCACGAAAACAGTACAAGCAAGACCAACAATGTTTTTTGAAATTATTCAGAGAAAAGGAGCTACTTCTTTTGGAAAAGGAAATTTCAAGGCATTATTTGAAGCTATTGAGCGTGAGCAAGAATTAAGAGGAACATTATAA
- a CDS encoding PAS domain-containing sensor histidine kinase → MMNTVADDFLKKIVDDANTAVLYAEPSVPNSLSTKEYFVKYANQSAQNFFSFSFESIEKKSLGELVNYDEIIILANKVLETGEEDNFNIIVKEEDNLLSYQVRINSFDTGLLFTLTLVKPNFINDKESKAPLGSLESRKRELEISNLFGIRVLDSNDSIICYLKPIFNKKGDVEDFRIDYINNRMGEIANEESAFIEGQTILEYYPNNAENGVLEILADGYLSGENKEYTKEFIFDEESVWLTTRAVKMNDGLILFSKDVTQEKTYEAQLFIQNRLLSEAEHVANIGSFRWNLAKEEIKYSDNVYRLFGYDPKEFDDKYDRLLTFLHPNDLHKVKSSFKEAKKNKTKSDLVFRVYTKSNELKYMNTIGECYQKEGNWYMVGVIRDVTKQIEAESVLQIKNTELKRTNADLEAFNRVASHDLQEPLRKIQMFVSRLDEEEEGRLSNRSQGYLSKIKYSSDRMRNLINNLLSYSKIDEVGEQPRRVDLNDVLNNVLEDLGERINDLDAKVVSVSLPVVNGIQFQLEQLFANLIGNSLKYVKEDVQPNIQIKGSIVSGDKSSVESLLPNINYVKLQFIDNGIGFEKKYQEKIFEIFQRLHGKTEFSGTGLGLSICKKIVQSHNGTITAKGELGKGAEFTVYLPTLL, encoded by the coding sequence ATGATGAATACTGTAGCAGATGATTTTTTAAAAAAAATAGTTGACGACGCCAACACTGCTGTATTATATGCTGAACCATCGGTGCCAAATTCTTTAAGCACAAAAGAATATTTTGTTAAGTACGCGAACCAGAGTGCGCAAAATTTCTTTTCTTTTTCTTTTGAAAGTATTGAAAAGAAATCTTTGGGAGAGCTTGTAAATTATGATGAAATCATAATTTTAGCGAATAAGGTGCTAGAAACTGGTGAAGAAGATAATTTCAATATTATAGTTAAAGAAGAAGATAATTTACTTAGTTATCAAGTTAGAATCAATTCTTTTGACACAGGTCTATTGTTCACCCTAACTTTGGTTAAACCTAACTTTATCAACGACAAAGAATCTAAAGCCCCTTTAGGTAGTCTTGAGTCGAGGAAGAGAGAGCTTGAAATTTCTAATCTTTTTGGAATACGGGTTTTAGATAGTAACGATAGTATTATTTGTTATTTGAAACCTATTTTTAATAAAAAAGGTGATGTTGAAGACTTTCGTATCGATTATATAAATAATCGAATGGGTGAAATTGCAAATGAAGAATCTGCGTTCATTGAAGGGCAGACGATACTGGAGTATTATCCAAATAATGCGGAGAACGGAGTTTTGGAAATTCTAGCAGATGGTTATTTGTCTGGTGAGAATAAAGAGTATACCAAAGAATTTATATTTGACGAAGAATCTGTTTGGTTGACTACCCGGGCAGTAAAAATGAACGATGGTTTAATTCTATTCTCTAAAGATGTAACGCAAGAGAAGACTTACGAGGCACAATTATTTATACAGAACAGGTTGCTTTCAGAAGCAGAGCATGTAGCCAATATTGGTAGTTTTCGATGGAATCTAGCTAAGGAGGAAATTAAATATTCAGACAATGTATACAGGTTGTTCGGGTATGACCCCAAAGAGTTCGATGATAAGTATGATCGTTTACTAACGTTCTTACACCCCAATGACCTACATAAGGTTAAATCTAGTTTTAAGGAGGCTAAAAAGAATAAGACTAAATCTGACCTTGTCTTTCGTGTGTATACAAAATCTAACGAATTAAAGTATATGAACACCATTGGCGAATGTTACCAGAAAGAAGGTAATTGGTATATGGTAGGTGTTATTAGAGACGTTACCAAGCAAATAGAAGCAGAGTCGGTACTACAGATTAAGAATACAGAATTAAAAAGAACCAACGCAGATTTAGAAGCTTTTAACCGTGTTGCCAGTCATGATTTACAAGAACCCCTTCGTAAAATTCAAATGTTTGTAAGTAGGTTAGATGAAGAAGAAGAGGGGAGATTAAGTAATAGATCACAAGGGTACTTATCTAAAATAAAGTACTCGTCAGATAGAATGCGTAACCTTATTAACAATCTACTTTCCTATTCTAAAATAGATGAGGTGGGCGAACAACCAAGGCGCGTAGACCTTAATGATGTTTTAAATAATGTTCTAGAAGATTTAGGTGAACGTATAAATGATTTAGATGCCAAGGTAGTGTCTGTGAGTTTACCGGTGGTAAATGGCATTCAATTTCAGTTAGAACAGTTATTCGCCAACCTGATTGGTAATTCACTCAAATATGTGAAGGAAGACGTACAACCTAATATTCAAATTAAAGGTAGTATTGTTAGCGGTGACAAAAGTTCGGTAGAAAGTTTATTGCCAAACATAAATTATGTGAAGCTGCAATTTATTGATAACGGCATAGGATTCGAGAAAAAGTACCAAGAGAAAATTTTTGAGATATTTCAACGTCTTCATGGAAAAACAGAATTTTCAGGTACTGGGTTAGGCTTATCTATTTGTAAAAAAATTGTTCAATCGCATAACGGAACCATCACTGCAAAAGGTGAATTGGGCAAAGGTGCTGAGTTTACCGTTTATCTTCCCACCTTGTTATAG